The Novipirellula artificiosorum genome includes a window with the following:
- a CDS encoding S26 family signal peptidase: MKQRTTAAILASAVAAAMVAGLWPLMSSPCSKSAPDSVYQITGVSMYPALVCSHRRIPCPHCGAVAPVPVSLPTTSSACWHCGDALDVAQLLAGSAQPRAILVPANLVHVEPVGWTRPATDGVTVGDLVALLIDGRLRVKRILATPDDTVTVDRLRLRVNGRRLEDVMADLGTETQTMIPVDHDPLRTESRWKPHHDTTSWIRRSQNWHTDSANDDSWLVYHHRAVYDQSQSSAVFDDYPINLHVTRQMAPIDRLALRLCFPETEDTAGENTVSVRVAFWTPRGTQEVSVAVPRNRSTTIRCYDATEPSQLVLTPETPIGISTSNSTATFSDLSVMRFVEYRLNRRDDRIPYPMRLGANQYFVVGDNVPVSIDSRQFGAISADQIVGKVTRLP, from the coding sequence ATGAAACAACGTACCACCGCAGCGATATTAGCCTCCGCAGTGGCAGCCGCGATGGTCGCGGGACTCTGGCCTTTGATGTCGTCTCCCTGTTCCAAATCGGCACCGGATTCGGTTTACCAAATCACGGGAGTGTCGATGTACCCCGCTTTGGTGTGCAGCCATCGACGAATCCCCTGTCCGCATTGTGGTGCTGTCGCACCGGTCCCCGTCTCATTGCCAACTACAAGCTCTGCCTGCTGGCACTGCGGCGACGCACTTGACGTGGCCCAGTTGCTTGCGGGTTCGGCTCAGCCCCGTGCGATCCTCGTCCCTGCCAATTTGGTCCATGTTGAGCCCGTGGGATGGACGCGGCCGGCGACGGATGGGGTCACCGTCGGGGACTTGGTTGCCCTTCTGATCGATGGGCGACTTCGCGTGAAGCGGATTCTAGCAACGCCGGACGACACCGTCACGGTTGACCGCCTGAGATTGAGGGTGAATGGCCGACGGTTGGAGGACGTCATGGCTGACTTGGGAACCGAAACCCAGACGATGATTCCTGTGGATCACGATCCGCTGCGTACCGAATCACGATGGAAACCGCATCACGACACGACCTCATGGATACGGCGCAGTCAAAATTGGCACACCGATTCAGCCAACGATGATTCCTGGCTGGTCTATCATCACCGCGCCGTTTACGACCAATCGCAATCGTCCGCGGTGTTCGACGACTATCCAATCAACCTTCATGTGACTCGCCAAATGGCCCCGATTGATCGATTGGCCCTAAGACTCTGCTTCCCGGAAACGGAGGACACAGCGGGTGAAAACACGGTATCGGTCCGCGTTGCGTTCTGGACTCCTAGGGGCACGCAAGAGGTATCGGTCGCGGTGCCACGAAACCGTTCTACGACGATTCGTTGCTATGACGCCACCGAACCCAGTCAACTGGTTCTTACACCCGAGACACCGATTGGGATTTCGACGAGCAATTCGACCGCCACGTTCTCCGATTTGTCGGTCATGCGGTTTGTCGAATATCGGCTCAATCGGCGAGATGACCGGATCCCCTATCCAATGCGTTTGGGAGCGAATCAGTACTTCGTGGTCGGCGACAACGTGCCCGTTTCCATCGACAGCCGTCAATTTGGAGCGATTTCAGCGGATCAGATCGTGGGGAAAGTGACGCGATTGCCGTGA
- a CDS encoding sodium/solute symporter → MIYEPSWIAVIVFLGFVFLTVGLSFFLGRKATTSQGYFAAHGQIPWAVNGLAFAGDYLSAASFLGICGMIAAYGYDGFLYSIGYLAGWIVALFVIAEPMKRLGRFTFADALDVQFNSRGIKLAAGISTLAVSVFYLIPQMVGAGALIQPLLGFPHWVGVVLVGFVVITIVVSAGMVSTTWVQFLKGSLLVIFSAILVVIVLNRGFSTSDGMLETIGPIDKGSLVANQISGRKRLLATNGWMDHPEFVRLEEPDGGFKIFKVEDSSSNPDERILQQAQSVTTLEDGAKFVDGLPFGDGEGQRQLLPVGHLTKLPSDYVPSDPVGPISFFNVLRDSEVVLWGSTVVRHPDGATTKVFFQKPTSGNRVLRPGEHPRFAGIRSGSSVDRINFLSLMLALFCGTASLPHILIRYYTVKDASAARKSTIVGIASIGFFYVLTLYLGLGAMTSGSLDLTDSNMAAPLLARSISPWLFAIISAIAFTTVLGTVSGLILASSGAVAHDLIMGVMGIELTEHKQVRVAKIAAVAVGVIAIVLGIAFKEMNVSYLVGWAFSVAASANLPALVMLLFWKKTTKEGIIASVIVGMVSSLGWILLSADTYQKVYGWDGADAIVPFSQPGIITIPLAFATLIAVSLVTRRSEPLS, encoded by the coding sequence ATGATTTACGAACCCTCATGGATTGCCGTGATCGTCTTTCTCGGCTTTGTCTTTTTAACCGTTGGGCTCAGCTTTTTCCTTGGTCGAAAGGCGACGACGTCGCAGGGCTATTTCGCTGCTCATGGGCAAATCCCCTGGGCCGTCAACGGACTTGCGTTCGCCGGTGACTATTTGTCGGCCGCATCCTTTCTTGGGATTTGCGGAATGATCGCCGCCTACGGGTACGACGGTTTTCTGTATTCGATCGGCTACCTTGCGGGTTGGATTGTCGCGTTGTTCGTGATTGCCGAGCCGATGAAGCGACTCGGGCGATTCACCTTCGCCGATGCATTGGACGTCCAGTTCAACTCGCGGGGCATCAAGTTGGCTGCAGGCATCAGCACCTTGGCGGTGAGTGTTTTCTATTTGATCCCGCAGATGGTCGGCGCGGGTGCATTGATTCAGCCGCTGCTGGGATTTCCACATTGGGTCGGGGTCGTGTTGGTCGGTTTCGTCGTCATCACGATCGTCGTCTCGGCTGGCATGGTGTCCACAACATGGGTTCAGTTTCTAAAAGGCTCTTTGCTCGTCATCTTTTCCGCGATCCTCGTCGTCATTGTCTTGAATCGTGGCTTCAGCACGAGTGATGGGATGCTCGAGACGATCGGGCCGATCGACAAGGGTTCGCTCGTCGCCAATCAAATCTCGGGCCGAAAACGATTGTTGGCGACCAACGGATGGATGGATCATCCGGAATTCGTTCGTTTGGAGGAACCCGACGGTGGGTTCAAAATATTCAAAGTCGAAGATTCGAGTAGCAATCCTGACGAAAGGATCCTGCAGCAGGCTCAGTCGGTGACCACGTTGGAGGATGGAGCCAAGTTCGTGGATGGGTTGCCGTTTGGAGATGGGGAAGGCCAGCGGCAGTTGTTGCCCGTCGGCCATTTGACCAAGCTGCCAAGTGACTATGTTCCGTCGGATCCGGTGGGGCCGATATCGTTCTTCAATGTGCTCCGTGATAGCGAGGTTGTCTTATGGGGAAGCACCGTCGTGCGTCATCCGGACGGTGCGACGACCAAAGTGTTTTTTCAGAAGCCCACATCGGGCAATCGCGTGCTGCGTCCAGGAGAGCACCCGCGATTTGCCGGAATCCGCAGTGGCAGTTCCGTGGACCGAATCAACTTCTTGTCTTTGATGCTTGCCCTGTTTTGTGGGACCGCCTCGCTGCCCCATATTTTGATTCGTTACTATACGGTCAAGGATGCATCCGCTGCACGAAAAAGTACGATCGTGGGGATTGCCAGTATTGGATTCTTCTATGTGTTGACGCTCTACCTTGGCCTTGGAGCGATGACCAGCGGATCGTTGGATTTGACCGATTCGAACATGGCCGCACCGTTGCTTGCCCGTAGCATCAGTCCGTGGTTGTTTGCGATCATCTCGGCGATTGCGTTTACCACAGTATTGGGGACCGTCAGCGGTTTGATTTTGGCCAGCAGCGGCGCTGTGGCGCACGATTTGATCATGGGCGTGATGGGCATCGAGTTGACCGAACACAAGCAGGTTCGTGTCGCCAAGATCGCAGCCGTCGCGGTCGGTGTCATTGCGATCGTGTTGGGAATCGCATTCAAGGAAATGAACGTCAGCTACTTGGTCGGCTGGGCTTTCAGCGTTGCCGCGAGTGCCAATTTGCCGGCACTGGTGATGCTGTTGTTTTGGAAAAAGACGACAAAGGAGGGGATCATCGCTAGCGTGATTGTCGGGATGGTCAGTTCGCTGGGGTGGATTCTGCTCTCCGCTGACACCTACCAAAAAGTATACGGATGGGACGGGGCGGACGCGATCGTACCGTTCAGCCAGCCAGGGATCATTACGATTCCGCTGGCATTTGCTACACTGATTGCTGTTTCGTTGGTAACGAGAAGATCTGAACCCCTGAGTTAG
- the cysD gene encoding sulfate adenylyltransferase subunit CysD, protein MSDYNLTHLKQLEAESIHIIREVVAEFDKPVMLYSIGKDSAVLLQLALKAFHPAKIPFPLLHVDTTWKFHEMIEFRENYVRKELGLELLVHTNEEGLKHDIKPWEDSERHTELMKTDALKAALDKYGFDAAFGGARRDEEKSRAKERVFSFRDKSHRWDPKNQRPELWNLYNGRVNKGESIRVFPMSNWTELDVWQYIHLEKIPIVPLYLSAPRQVVNRGGIWLMRNDDRMPLLPGEKEETKMVRFRTLGCYPLSGAVESEATTLPEVIQEMLLATTSERQGRIIDQDEGGAGMEEKKRRGYF, encoded by the coding sequence GAATTCGACAAACCGGTCATGCTCTATTCGATCGGTAAAGACTCGGCGGTGTTACTGCAATTAGCACTCAAGGCGTTTCATCCCGCCAAAATTCCCTTTCCACTGCTGCATGTCGATACGACGTGGAAGTTTCATGAGATGATCGAGTTTCGTGAAAACTACGTCCGCAAGGAGCTGGGGTTGGAACTGTTGGTCCACACCAACGAAGAAGGCTTAAAGCACGACATCAAGCCGTGGGAAGATAGTGAACGGCATACCGAATTGATGAAGACCGACGCGCTCAAAGCGGCTCTGGATAAGTACGGTTTCGATGCGGCATTCGGCGGCGCGCGACGTGACGAAGAAAAGAGTCGGGCGAAAGAACGCGTTTTCAGCTTTCGTGATAAGTCGCATCGCTGGGACCCCAAGAACCAACGTCCTGAGCTGTGGAATTTATACAACGGCCGTGTCAACAAAGGGGAATCGATCCGCGTGTTCCCAATGAGCAATTGGACCGAATTGGATGTATGGCAATACATTCACTTGGAAAAGATCCCCATCGTTCCGCTCTATTTGTCGGCGCCCCGCCAGGTCGTCAACCGAGGCGGCATCTGGCTGATGCGGAACGATGACCGGATGCCGCTGCTTCCGGGTGAAAAGGAAGAGACCAAGATGGTTCGTTTCCGGACCCTCGGTTGCTATCCCTTGTCGGGAGCGGTCGAGAGCGAAGCGACCACGTTGCCAGAAGTGATCCAAGAAATGTTGTTGGCGACCACCAGCGAACGCCAGGGCCGAATCATCGACCAGGATGAAGGCGGCGCCGGAATGGAAGAAAAGAAACGCCGCGGATACTTTTAG
- the xseA gene encoding exodeoxyribonuclease VII large subunit, which yields MNQDPRQAISVAELTGHIKAVVEQTFPSLWISGELSDLVRPRSGHLYFTLKGDGAQIRGVMWKSTAARMKHEIEDGQAVLCFGDVEVYGPRGTYQLVVRKMEPQGVGALQLAFQQLQAKLQLEGLFSADRKRPIPTLPRRIGIVTSPSGAAVRDFLKAASNRYRGAEIVVIPSLVQGEGASRSLVQAIAAAQRLMPALDVLVVSRGGGSLEDLWCFNEEPVVRAVAESAIPTISAVGHEIDVTLCDLVADLRALTPTDAATRVLPDSRSHDSAIKGLRQRLDHSARQSIARRQVAVDSLRQRPILRKPMEIVQMRWRMLDEYDARSRRAVMANLSTARGGVAEWAAALAALSPLAVLARGYSVTLGPDGQAVTDAQQLSRGDQIETKLNRGTITSTVL from the coding sequence ATGAATCAGGATCCTCGCCAAGCCATCTCGGTCGCGGAATTAACCGGACACATCAAGGCGGTGGTGGAACAAACGTTTCCATCCTTGTGGATCTCGGGTGAATTGTCGGATTTGGTGCGCCCACGTAGCGGTCATTTGTACTTCACCTTAAAAGGGGACGGAGCTCAAATTCGCGGAGTGATGTGGAAAAGCACCGCAGCGAGAATGAAGCACGAAATCGAAGACGGCCAGGCGGTGCTGTGCTTTGGCGACGTCGAGGTTTACGGCCCACGCGGGACCTATCAATTGGTGGTCCGCAAGATGGAACCACAAGGCGTGGGGGCCTTGCAGTTGGCCTTTCAGCAGTTGCAAGCCAAACTACAGCTTGAGGGTTTGTTTTCAGCCGATCGCAAGCGGCCGATTCCAACGCTGCCGCGACGTATTGGCATCGTCACCAGTCCGTCGGGTGCGGCGGTGCGGGACTTCTTGAAGGCCGCGTCCAACCGGTACCGGGGGGCAGAAATCGTTGTGATCCCTTCGTTGGTCCAAGGCGAAGGGGCGTCGCGATCGTTGGTCCAGGCCATTGCCGCGGCTCAGCGGCTCATGCCCGCCTTGGATGTATTGGTCGTTTCTCGGGGCGGTGGCAGCTTGGAGGATCTCTGGTGTTTCAACGAAGAACCGGTGGTGCGCGCAGTTGCGGAATCCGCGATTCCGACTATTTCCGCTGTCGGCCACGAAATTGACGTGACCTTGTGTGACCTCGTGGCGGATCTGCGAGCCTTGACGCCCACGGATGCTGCCACGCGTGTGTTACCCGATAGCCGATCGCACGATTCCGCGATCAAGGGATTGCGACAGCGACTCGACCACTCGGCTCGTCAATCCATTGCACGGCGGCAAGTCGCGGTCGATTCGCTTCGTCAACGGCCGATTCTGAGAAAACCGATGGAAATCGTGCAAATGCGGTGGAGGATGCTGGACGAGTACGACGCACGAAGCCGTCGAGCCGTGATGGCAAACCTTAGCACGGCGCGGGGGGGCGTTGCCGAGTGGGCGGCCGCCTTAGCAGCTCTCTCGCCATTGGCCGTGCTCGCGCGCGGCTACAGCGTCACGCTGGGACCGGACGGGCAAGCCGTGACCGACGCCCAACAGCTAAGCCGCGGAGATCAAATCGAGACCAAACTGAACCGGGGCACGATCACTTCGACCGTTTTGTAG
- the cysN gene encoding sulfate adenylyltransferase subunit CysN, giving the protein MSHKSELIATDIEAYLKQHEHKQLLRFITCGSVDDGKSTLIGRLLYDSKMIYEDQLSQLEADSKKVGTTGGNFDPALLTDGLKAEREQGITIDVAYRYFSTAKRKFIIADTPGHEQYTRNMATGGSTADLAVILIDARHGVLTQTRRHSFIVSLLGIRHVVVAINKMDLADYSEDRYNEICDDYRSFATRLDLPDLHFIPISALNGDNLVDRSEQMPWYSGSTLMNFLETVYIGSDRNFQDFRMPVQFVNRPNLNFRGFCGTIASGIIRPGEEIMVLPSRQKSKIKEIVTYEGNLDEAFTPLSVTLTLEDEIDASRGDMIVRPGNLPKSRDHIDAMLVWMDGTQMVPGKTYLFKHTTQTLPGTIDTLKYRVDVNTLHREPAPQLELNEIGRVSISLSAPMHFDAYRRNRNTGAFIVIDRITNATVAAGMILDKSGDENARSVWDDELAGNAAGDDTEVSAVTAEERAARFGQQPTTVLLTGLTGSGKTAIAHAVERKLFDSGRAVAMIDGEVVRRGLSLDLGFSVADRSENLRRSAHLAHTLNQAGMICIASFVAPSEQVRNRAAKLIGEQHFLVVHVATPVDVCRQRDTKGQYAKADRGELLNFPGVTAAYEPPVNPDLVIDSGSQSVDQCAEAVMDLLKSKQVIR; this is encoded by the coding sequence ATGTCTCACAAATCTGAACTCATCGCAACCGATATCGAAGCTTACCTGAAACAGCATGAACACAAGCAATTGCTTCGGTTCATTACCTGTGGCAGCGTCGATGATGGCAAAAGCACGCTCATCGGCCGATTGTTGTACGACAGTAAGATGATCTACGAAGATCAATTGTCGCAGCTTGAAGCCGATTCGAAAAAAGTGGGTACCACCGGTGGCAACTTCGATCCCGCCTTGTTGACCGATGGGTTGAAGGCCGAACGCGAACAAGGGATCACGATCGACGTCGCGTACCGCTACTTTAGCACCGCGAAACGCAAATTCATCATTGCCGACACGCCCGGTCACGAACAATACACGCGTAACATGGCGACCGGGGGCAGTACCGCGGACTTGGCGGTGATTCTGATCGACGCGCGTCATGGCGTGTTGACTCAGACGCGACGTCATAGTTTTATCGTTTCGCTGCTTGGAATTCGTCATGTTGTCGTCGCCATCAACAAGATGGACTTGGCCGATTACAGCGAGGATCGATACAACGAGATTTGTGATGATTACCGGTCTTTCGCGACACGTCTCGACCTGCCGGATTTGCACTTCATCCCCATTAGCGCATTGAACGGCGATAACTTGGTCGACCGCAGCGAGCAGATGCCTTGGTATAGCGGCAGCACGTTGATGAACTTCCTCGAAACCGTTTACATCGGCAGCGATCGGAACTTCCAAGACTTCCGCATGCCCGTTCAATTCGTCAATCGCCCGAACCTGAATTTCCGCGGTTTTTGCGGCACCATCGCTTCGGGGATCATTCGACCCGGCGAAGAAATCATGGTGCTGCCCAGTCGCCAGAAATCCAAGATCAAAGAGATCGTGACTTACGAAGGCAATCTCGATGAAGCGTTCACACCGCTATCGGTGACCTTGACCTTGGAGGACGAAATCGACGCCAGTCGTGGCGACATGATCGTCAGGCCGGGGAACCTGCCGAAGAGTCGAGATCATATCGATGCCATGCTGGTTTGGATGGATGGCACGCAAATGGTTCCTGGCAAGACCTATTTGTTCAAACACACCACGCAAACGTTGCCCGGCACGATCGATACTTTGAAATATCGTGTGGATGTCAACACGCTTCACCGCGAACCGGCGCCCCAATTGGAATTGAACGAAATTGGACGAGTCAGCATTTCGCTCAGTGCTCCGATGCATTTCGATGCTTATCGACGCAACCGCAACACCGGAGCGTTCATCGTGATCGACCGAATCACGAATGCAACCGTTGCCGCGGGAATGATTCTGGACAAATCAGGCGATGAAAATGCGCGATCCGTGTGGGACGATGAGTTGGCAGGAAACGCGGCGGGCGACGACACCGAAGTCTCGGCCGTCACCGCAGAGGAACGCGCTGCTCGCTTCGGCCAACAACCGACCACCGTTCTGCTGACAGGTTTAACCGGGAGTGGCAAAACGGCGATCGCACACGCCGTCGAGCGAAAACTGTTTGATTCCGGTCGGGCGGTCGCAATGATCGATGGCGAGGTTGTCCGTCGTGGCTTGAGTCTCGATCTAGGGTTTTCCGTTGCCGACCGAAGTGAGAACTTGCGCCGGAGTGCCCATTTGGCTCACACGCTAAACCAAGCCGGAATGATTTGCATCGCATCGTTCGTCGCACCATCTGAACAAGTGCGAAACCGAGCGGCGAAACTGATTGGGGAGCAACACTTCTTGGTCGTCCATGTCGCCACCCCCGTCGACGTTTGCCGGCAACGAGACACGAAGGGCCAATACGCGAAAGCCGATCGGGGTGAATTGTTGAATTTCCCGGGCGTGACGGCTGCTTATGAACCGCCCGTGAACCCTGATTTGGTGATCGACTCCGGCTCTCAATCGGTGGATCAGTGTGCCGAAGCGGTAATGGATTTGTTGAAGTCAAAACAAGTCATCCGCTAG
- the dapF gene encoding diaminopimelate epimerase, producing the protein MRFTKMHGAGNDYVYVDCFAENVDQLDLPELAKRISHRHYGVGGDGLILIRPSAVADAKMQMFNADGSESEMCGNGIRCVAKYVYDHRIACKEQMRIETGAGVLDLSLSIGADEKTESVTVDMGVPILEAASIPTRLVSNGKVVDHEVEFAGQHHRVSCVSMGNPHCVLFVPEATDELVLGLGPLVEVDPRFPNRTNVEFVQVLSRREVRQRTWERGSGETWACGTGASAVCVAGVLTGRTDRTILNHLLGGDLTMTWDESTSHVRMTGGAVEVFSGQWNE; encoded by the coding sequence ATGCGATTCACAAAGATGCATGGCGCCGGCAACGACTATGTCTATGTTGATTGCTTTGCCGAGAACGTTGACCAACTTGATTTGCCTGAATTGGCGAAACGCATCTCGCATCGCCACTACGGTGTCGGCGGCGATGGGCTGATTTTGATTCGGCCCAGCGCGGTTGCGGATGCGAAGATGCAAATGTTCAATGCTGATGGCAGCGAGAGTGAGATGTGCGGTAATGGCATCCGCTGTGTCGCAAAGTATGTCTATGACCATCGCATCGCATGCAAAGAACAAATGCGAATCGAAACGGGCGCGGGTGTTCTGGATTTGTCACTGTCCATCGGTGCGGATGAAAAAACGGAGTCGGTGACGGTCGATATGGGTGTCCCGATTCTCGAGGCTGCCTCGATTCCGACTCGCTTGGTTAGCAACGGAAAGGTTGTCGACCATGAAGTCGAATTCGCGGGGCAACACCACCGGGTGTCTTGTGTCTCGATGGGGAATCCTCATTGCGTCTTGTTCGTACCCGAAGCAACGGATGAGTTGGTGCTCGGACTGGGCCCCCTTGTCGAAGTCGATCCTCGATTTCCCAATCGAACGAACGTGGAGTTCGTGCAAGTTCTTTCGCGGCGTGAAGTCCGGCAGCGCACTTGGGAACGAGGCAGCGGCGAAACGTGGGCCTGTGGCACCGGAGCCTCAGCCGTGTGTGTCGCGGGTGTGCTGACGGGAAGAACCGATCGAACCATTTTAAATCATTTGCTCGGTGGCGACCTGACGATGACGTGGGACGAGTCGACGAGTCATGTGAGGATGACCGGCGGAGCTGTCGAGGTTTTTTCGGGACAATGGAACGAATGA
- a CDS encoding DUF485 domain-containing protein — MTNPSPPRDPEVQAYNLRVGLILFFVYSLLYVGFVLLNAIKPSIMETIVLAGLNLAIVYGFGLILAAIVMALLYGFLCRTESSVSASQSEVSDE, encoded by the coding sequence ATGACGAATCCTTCTCCACCCCGTGATCCCGAGGTGCAGGCCTACAATCTGCGAGTCGGGTTAATACTCTTTTTCGTCTACTCTTTGCTGTACGTCGGATTTGTGCTGCTCAATGCAATCAAGCCGTCGATCATGGAAACGATTGTGCTGGCGGGATTGAATCTTGCGATTGTTTACGGTTTCGGCTTGATCCTTGCCGCGATTGTCATGGCGCTACTCTACGGCTTCCTCTGTCGAACGGAATCCTCCGTATCCGCCTCGCAATCGGAGGTGTCTGACGAATGA
- a CDS encoding esterase/lipase family protein — MLAQRLYRTHVLVVAFAVWVLSSSGCLMTRVKWIEPNDDLPHRCRCGKPSEQVAAAEQVYEIASEQEEQCLDACVDSYFEVVLLTADDDSQACQQCCVSALHKRALRKLVITCQKFGRFDSGEGFTIHRNGQTEVLPIAYHGFAWRPDDFHLLTPVGDYQTNALQNHYRRPGLGIPLVVSRCGTGQRPFLRKQSTFSATIRLKYEGPLECDPTEAFPDVHFEMYDPMRVDTVWTPRGPVNIARDLSAPIAFALRDERSTIIDDFIAPDDAVNEDQLYMIEPYQPGKVPVVLVHGLLSNPFTWVDLINELISQPGFMDHFQLWLFEYPTGRAFLRDAASLRQQLRLAQQTLDPHQQDPQLRNMVMIGHSLGGLVTQLQITSSGDQLWQSAANRPLEELLLSEEERQNLAELFYFEPSSCVSRVVFIGTPHRGAAAANRCVGRLASSFVSVSQQRKQEYEAMIRNNPGVFSDEIERRIPTSIDLLEPRSPLLQAIDALPVNPKVQIHSLVGNHCLTFKLGRSDGVVPVESARDPRAVSERIVNATHSKLKSHPDSVEEILAILQLHLESSRCMQVEQAILEVAANPLSLSTAE; from the coding sequence GTGCTCGCCCAACGTCTCTATCGAACCCACGTCCTCGTGGTTGCGTTCGCCGTTTGGGTGTTGAGCAGTTCGGGCTGCTTGATGACTCGAGTCAAATGGATCGAACCCAACGACGATCTTCCGCATCGCTGTCGTTGCGGCAAACCGAGTGAACAAGTTGCAGCGGCAGAACAAGTTTATGAGATTGCGTCTGAGCAAGAGGAGCAGTGTCTCGACGCCTGTGTCGATTCCTATTTCGAGGTCGTGCTGTTGACGGCAGACGATGACTCTCAAGCGTGCCAGCAGTGTTGTGTTTCTGCCTTGCACAAGCGTGCACTCCGCAAGCTGGTTATCACGTGCCAAAAATTTGGCCGATTTGACTCGGGCGAAGGATTCACAATTCATCGGAACGGCCAAACGGAGGTGCTTCCGATTGCTTACCATGGATTCGCATGGCGACCGGATGATTTCCATCTGCTGACCCCCGTGGGCGACTATCAAACGAATGCCTTGCAAAATCACTATCGGCGTCCAGGGTTGGGCATCCCGTTGGTGGTTTCACGCTGCGGTACCGGGCAACGTCCCTTTTTACGAAAACAGTCCACCTTCTCAGCGACCATACGTTTGAAATACGAAGGCCCGCTTGAATGTGATCCAACCGAAGCCTTTCCCGATGTGCACTTTGAGATGTACGATCCGATGAGAGTCGATACGGTCTGGACGCCGCGGGGTCCCGTGAACATCGCCAGGGATCTTTCTGCGCCCATTGCTTTCGCGCTCCGAGACGAGAGGAGCACGATTATCGATGACTTCATTGCCCCTGATGATGCCGTGAACGAGGATCAGCTATACATGATCGAACCCTACCAGCCCGGAAAGGTCCCCGTGGTGCTGGTTCACGGGTTGTTGTCGAATCCGTTCACGTGGGTCGACCTGATCAACGAGCTGATCTCTCAGCCGGGGTTTATGGATCATTTTCAGCTCTGGCTGTTTGAGTATCCTACCGGTCGGGCCTTCCTAAGAGACGCTGCAAGTCTGCGCCAGCAACTCAGGCTCGCGCAACAAACGTTGGATCCCCACCAACAAGATCCGCAGCTGAGGAATATGGTGATGATCGGCCATAGCTTGGGAGGCCTTGTCACGCAGCTTCAAATCACGTCCAGCGGCGATCAACTCTGGCAATCCGCTGCCAATCGGCCACTCGAGGAACTGTTGCTGTCGGAAGAGGAGCGGCAAAATCTAGCGGAATTGTTCTACTTCGAGCCGTCATCCTGCGTGTCTCGCGTCGTCTTTATCGGGACGCCCCACCGAGGCGCTGCTGCCGCCAATCGGTGTGTCGGTAGGCTTGCTTCCTCCTTCGTCTCGGTGTCTCAGCAACGCAAACAGGAATATGAAGCAATGATTCGAAATAACCCTGGAGTGTTTAGCGACGAAATCGAGCGCAGAATCCCAACCAGCATCGATCTGCTTGAACCTCGTAGCCCGTTGCTGCAAGCCATTGATGCATTGCCGGTCAACCCGAAGGTCCAGATCCATTCGTTGGTCGGGAACCATTGCCTGACGTTCAAGTTGGGACGATCGGATGGTGTCGTCCCCGTCGAAAGTGCTCGAGATCCTCGCGCCGTCAGCGAACGGATCGTCAATGCAACGCACTCGAAGCTGAAAAGCCATCCGGATTCGGTTGAGGAGATCCTAGCCATACTTCAGTTGCATCTCGAATCCTCGAGATGTATGCAAGTTGAACAGGCCATTTTGGAGGTTGCCGCAAATCCACTCTCACTGTCTACTGCCGAGTGA